From the Trueperaceae bacterium genome, the window CGCCGACGTCGAGATCGGCGGCGAGCCACGCAGGGTCGCGATCCTGGCCACGACCACTGGGTACGTGGTCATCCTGGACGTCGCCACGGGCGAGTACATCGACTCCATCCAGTACCACGAGGACCCGCAGCTGCACTTGGGCTACGAGGAGGATGGCACGCCCATAATCAACGACGACCTCCGCATCACGGAGGACGGCGGGACCGTCTCGATCTGCGGCCGCAGGTCGACGACGTACAACAGCGCTGCGTACAGCCCACAGACCGGCCTGTACTACCGAGCGCACACGAACGACTGCTACAACTACACCCTGTACACACTCCCCGACGATTGGGAGCGTGGTCAGTCGGCGACGAACTTCGAGCTCCAGTTCCTGCCCGACACGTTCGACGCGCTCAGCGCACTCACCGCTTTCGACCCCAGGACCGGCGAGATCGTCTGGCAGTACGAGCACGGCTACCGGCATTGGGGAGGCGGCGCGCTCGCCACGGCAGGCGGTCTCGTCTTCAGCGCCTTCCCGGACCGCACCTTCCGCGCGTTCGACGCCGCCACGGGAGAGGTCCTGTGGGAGCAGGTCCTCCACGCGGGGATGGAGAGCGACCCCATCACCTACGCGGTCGATGGCGTCCAGTACGTGGCCCAGATCGCGGGTACCTCCGGAACGCAACCCCATCAGGAGGGTCTGCCGGACACGATCACGGGCTCTTCGGTCGTGTGGGTGTTCGCGTTGCCGCCGGAGTAGCCGCGCGGAGGCCGACCCGACGCAGGTCGCGCGCACCCGGTTCCGCTCGCGAGAGGCTCGAAGGTGGAGATGCGCGCCAGGCATCTCCACCTGCCTCACGGTCGCGGAGCGGGTCGAACCGTCCTGGGCCCGTGGCCCGTAGTTCCGGCCTGGTTCGACATCGGTCCAGCGACCGGGAGGCAAGGAGCGCGGAGGAGAAGATGCTCGACCGCCGCCGCAGCGACGAGGGGCAGGTGAGGTCTCACTCCCTCCCCACCGTGGTGGTCGCCCTGCTCACGGCGTCGCTGCTGGGCACCGCCCCCGCGCCCGGAGGCTGGGAGATGCGCGCCTGCGCTCATCCCAACGACTGGCCCTTCTCGAGCGTGGAGCGTCAGGGCTTCGAGAACCGGATCGCGGCCGTGCTGGCGGAGGAGCTCGGCGCGCGGCTCGAGCTCGTGTGGACGCCCACTGACTTCGAGACCCCGCAGACCCACCTCTGGACGGGCGCGTGCGACCTCATCCTGGGGATAGGGGGCGGCGGTGAGGACCTGCTCCACACGCTGCCCTACTACCGGGCCCCGTTCACGTTCGTGTACCGCGTCGACAGCAGCCTCGACATCACGTCGTTGGACGACCTGGTCGGAAGCGACCTGAGGATCGCGACCTACCCGGACAGCATCGTGGACCGAGTCCTGGGGGGCTATGGCCTGCGTGACCGCACCGTCTACTTCCCACCCGTGGAGATGGGCAACCGGCTGGACTTCGACACGCCCATCCTGGAAGCGGTCCTGGGTGGCGAGGTCGACGTCGGGATCGTGTACGGACCAGTGGCCGGCTACTACGCGGCCCATGAGACCGACGCACTGCGCGTGGTGGCGGTGTCGCCGGAGCTCGCCCCGCCCATGTCCCCGATGTTCCGAGAGGCGGTCATCGGCGTGAGGCCCGGTGACACGGCGTTCCGTGACCGGTTGAACAGGGCGCTGGCTGCTCGGTGGGAGGACATCCAAAGGGTACTGGACGAGTACGGCGTGCCGACCCTCGCGCTGCCCGCGCCGGCCGCGCTCGGGTCTCCGGCCGAGGACGTCCTCCGTGTCGGCGTCGTCTTGCCGCTCCCCACCGGAGCTGGTGAAGCGACCGACGTCATCGCCAACGCCGCTCGGATCGGCGCCCAGGTCGCGGAAGACCTCCTCGGCCGGGAAGCCGCGGAGCTCGGCTTCCAGCTGCAGGTCCTCATGGCCAGCGCTCCTGACGCGGACGCGTCGCGTCGCTCCGCGGAGCGGCTCGTAATGACCGATGACGTCGTCGCCCTGGTGGGTGGGGTCACGGACCAGTCGAGCGACGCCATCCGCGAGGTCGCGGAAGTCCGCGACGTGCTCTTCTTCAACGTGGGCTCGGCCGACCAGGACCTACGCGACGCCATGTGTTCTCCCAACACGTTCCACGTCGAGGCCAGCGAAAGCATGTACGTGGACGCGATCCTCGGGTGGTTCGGCGGGTCCCGGGCGAGGCGCTGGGTCCTCGTACACGAGACCACGCCTCGAGCGACCTACCTAGCCGAGCGCATCGAGCGTGGCCTGGGGAGCTTGGGCGCGGACCAGGGGATCGCCAGGGTCTCCGTCGATCCCGGAAGCATGGTCTTCACCGAGGCAGCGGAAGCCATCGATGCCGCGTCCGCGGACCTCGTCGTGCTCCTGTTGCCCCCGAACCTGCAGGAGGCGTTCCTGGCCCAGTTCCGACGCCGGAGCGGCGTGGCCGTCACCGGGCTCCCTCACCCGATCATGCAGTCGCGGTCCTACCTGCAGCGGCTCCGTCAGGTGACGGACGACGTCGGAGCCGACGTCCGCATCGCCCTGTGGGACACCGCCTTGCGGGAGCACGGCGCCGAGGCGCTCAACGAAGCGTTCGTCGGCCGGTCGGGCGAGACGATGGACCCCACGGGCTGGTCGACGTTCGCGGCGCTGAAGGTCCTCGTGGAGTCCGTCCATGCGACCGGCTCGGATCGAGCCGAGGACCTCCGCACGTACCTCGAGAGCGACGCAGCACGGTTCGACGTGTACAAGGGCGTGCCCTTGTCCTTCCGCGCCTGGGACCATCAGCTGCGGCAGCCCCTCTACGCGGTCCGGCACAACGCGGCGGTCGAGTGGGGCCGCCCTGTGAGCGACAGGATCGCGTTCGCGGAGGTGGTGGGAGTCATTCCCGACCTGCGTGGGCTCGGAGAAGCGGGCGTTGACGACGTCCTGGACGCGCTAGGGAGCTCGAGGGAAGAGTCCGCCTGCGACTTGCCTGCCCATTGACCGTCGTTGCGCCTGCGTGAGGCCGCTGGCGCCGTTCCTCTTCTCTCACGCGTCGGCGCGGCCCGAGTCGGTCGCCGGCCGGGCCGATGCTCGCCCCGCGCGTTCCCATCCGCCTGGGCGCCGCCGCTTATAGTCCCCGCGTGAAGGGGAGAGGCTCGAGCTGGGACGCGGTCGCGGGCTGGTACGACGCCACGGTCGGCGTGCGCGGCAGCCCTTACCACCGCAGGGCGGCCGTCCCCACGGTCCTGCGCCTCGCCGAGCTGCGGCCCGGCGAGCGCGTCATCGACGTCGGCTGCGGCACCGGCGTGCTGGCCTTCCACGTGCTCAAGGCCGGCTGCGAGTACCTCGGCGTCGACGCCAGCGCCGCGATGGTGCGCCTGGCGCGCAGGCGCCGCGGCGAGGAGGGCCGCTTCGAGCAGGGCGACGCACGCGACCTCGCCGGCACGACCTCGGCGCGGCCCGGCTCCTTCGACGTGGCCGTCTTCCTGCTCAGCGTCCAGGACATGGACCCGCTCGAGGAGGTGTTCGCCTCGACGGCGGAGGTGCTGCGGGAGGGCGGACGCGTCGTGCTCTTCATGGTGCACCCGGCGTTCCGTCCGCCGCGCGGCAGCGGCTGGGGCTACGACCCCAAGCGCAAGCTCACGTACCGCCGCGTCGAGCGCTACCTCACGCCCGCCGCCGTGCCCATGAAGGAGTACGCCGAGGTGCGCCGCGGCGCGCCCCGCGGCGCCACGATCAGCTTCCACAGGCCGCTGCAGGACTACGTGAACGCGCTGGCCGGCGCCGGCCTGTGGGTCGACGCCATGGCGGAGCTGCCCGACCCCGTGAAGGACGAGGCGGGGCGCTCGAACCCGGAGGTGCCGCTGTTCCTCGCCCTGAGGGCCAGGTCGGTCGGTGACGGACGCGGTCGGCTTCCGGGGGAGGGCGGATAGAATCCCTCCGTGCCCATACGCTTGGGGGGATTGCCGGGCGTGGAGATCGTCCACTACGGCGGCCCGGGAGTGCTCGTGTGGAGCCGCGCGAACGTCGTCACGGTCGACCGTGAGGGCGAGCGGCGGCGCTTCGCGCTGCCGAACCCGGGCTGGCGTGCGCTGGCCTCGCTGAGCCGGCTCGCGCGCCGGGCCGCGCGCCTGGACAAGTGCAACGTCGTCCCCGTGTTCGAGGACGGCACGATGGCGGCGCTCGTCGCCGTGCGGCTGGGGCACGTCTACCGCATCGACCTGGCCAGCGGCGAGGTGAGGCGGACGCTGACCCTCCGGAACTGCCGCAACGTCCTGCACCAGTCGATCTGCACGACCCCGCGCGGCTACCTCTACTTCGGCGAGTACGGCACCAACCCAGAGTACCGCCCCGTGCCCGTCTACCGCAGCCGCGACGGCGGCAGGAGCTGGGAGGTGGCGCACATCTTCCCCGCCCGGTCGGTGAGGCACGTGCACGGCTGCTTCTGGGACCCTTACGGTCGGCGCCTGTGGGTGGCGACGGGCGACGGCGTGAACGAGGCCAACCTGGTGTCGGCCGACGAGGAGTTCGAGGACGTCCGCTTCTACGGCGACGGCAGCCAGGACTACCGCACGATCTTCCCGATGTTCCTCGAGGACGCCGTCGTGTGGGGCATGGACACCGACCTGGCGACGCCGTACCTGTGCCGCCTCGACCGGGCCAGCGGCGCCCTCGAGAAGCTGCGTAGGTTCCCCGGACCCGTCTGGTACGGCAAGGAGCTCCTGGACGGCTGGCGCGTCCTGGCCACCGCGACCGAGGCGAGGGCCGGGACCTCGGACGAGCGTGCGCACCTCTACGTCTCGCGCGACGCCCTGGAGTGGCGCGAGGTGTTCGTGGCCGACCACGACGGCCTGCCGAAGAGGCTGTTCAAGTCGGGCGTGATCTCGTTCGCCGACGGCCCCCAGACGAGCGAGGAGTTCTACCTCTCGGCCGAGGCGCTGCGCGGCATGGACGGCTGCAGCTTCCGCTGCGAGCTCACGGCGGTGACGCGGGAGGGTCGCCACGCGCCGGTCGGGCGCCTGTCCACGGTGCACGTGCGGGGTCCGCAGGGCTCGACCGCCCGCCGGAGCAGGCCGAGCGACGGCTGACGGCAGACCCTGGCCGCCCGCGGCGGCGGGCCGAGCAGGTGCCGATCCCAGGCCCTGCCCGCCGTGGCAGGCCAAGCGGCTCCCGACGCCGGTCGCGGCGGACCGGCCCGCCGCTGACAAAGGGCCCGGCATGCCCTAACATTCCGCCATGACCGACCTGCTGCGCCGTCCGGCGCGCGCGATGGCGGCGGTCGGCCTACTCCTCTGCTACCTCACAGCCACCGCCCAGGAGAGCCCGGCGATACCCGCCGGCACGCTGCGGGTGCTCGACTGCGGCGTGGCGGAGAGCCTGCCCGTACCGCCCGCGGAGGCGCGGGAGGGCGGGTTCGCCTTCCTGTTCGAGTCGCTGGGCGGCACCGCCGTGGACGGGCGCGCCTGCACCGTGTACAGGCTGCGCAACCTGCCCGGCAGCCCCCCGACGCCCGTGCGCTGGGTGGCCGGCTCCGAGGTGCTCGTCGACGTGGCGCGCCTGGCGCGCTGCTCCTCCGACGCCGAGTGCGCCTGGCTCGAGGTGGCGCGCTACTTCGACGGCGGCTACGTGGGCGGCGACACCGAGATAGGCTACGGCCTCAACGCCGACTCGTTCCGGCACACCAGCCCCGGCCTCGTGGCCCTCAGCTTCCCCGACGTGGGAGCCGCGGCCAGCAGCGTCGGCACCGAGCTGGTGGGCACGGTCCTCGACTCGCGGGACCGGCCGGTGGTGCTCGACCTCGTCGTGAAGTCGCGCCTCGTGCGCGACGAGGACGGGCTGGTCCTCGTCTACGAGGCGACGGCCGACGACCCGTCGCAGCTCGACGGGAGCCGCTTCGTGCTGGCCTGGGAGGCGTTCGACCTGATGCCGGGCCTCGCCGACGGGGAGCAGAGCGGCGTGGGCGAGGGCCCGTTCCGCGCCCTCACCAGCGGTGGCGTGGTGCCCGTCACGCACGCGGAGCCCGGCGCGGTGAGCGTGAGGGTGCCGGCCGGCGCGGCGGTCTTCCGCGACCGCCTCGCTCTCGCCGTCCGCGAGCCGGGCGTGGACGGCGAGGTCCTACTCACCGTGGTGCTGCCGGCCTTCCTGCCGGGGAGACGATGACCTCACCTGGCTCCGACGGCCGACGCGGCCGCCCCCGGGCCATCCGGCTCGTCGGGGCGGGCAACAAGGCGTACGCCTGGCTGAAGGAGGCCACCCGCTTCTACAGCACGGCGGTCACCATCGCCCAGCTCCTGCCGGCGGTAGTCGCGCTGCTGGCCGTGTTCCTCTCGCCCACGGCGTGGCTGTCGGCCACGCTGAGGCGCTGGGTGGGTCTCGGCGCGCTCGCCGGGTTCCTCGTCGGCATGCTGCTGTTCGCGCGAGCCGCCGCGCCGCGGGTCCTGCTCCGCCGGCCGGAGGAGGGTCAGAGGCGCAGCGCCCGCCTGGTCAGGCAGGCGTGGTGGGGCCTCGGCGTCGGCGTCGCCGCGGCCGCGGCCTTCCG encodes:
- a CDS encoding ABC transporter substrate-binding protein; the encoded protein is MLDRRRSDEGQVRSHSLPTVVVALLTASLLGTAPAPGGWEMRACAHPNDWPFSSVERQGFENRIAAVLAEELGARLELVWTPTDFETPQTHLWTGACDLILGIGGGGEDLLHTLPYYRAPFTFVYRVDSSLDITSLDDLVGSDLRIATYPDSIVDRVLGGYGLRDRTVYFPPVEMGNRLDFDTPILEAVLGGEVDVGIVYGPVAGYYAAHETDALRVVAVSPELAPPMSPMFREAVIGVRPGDTAFRDRLNRALAARWEDIQRVLDEYGVPTLALPAPAALGSPAEDVLRVGVVLPLPTGAGEATDVIANAARIGAQVAEDLLGREAAELGFQLQVLMASAPDADASRRSAERLVMTDDVVALVGGVTDQSSDAIREVAEVRDVLFFNVGSADQDLRDAMCSPNTFHVEASESMYVDAILGWFGGSRARRWVLVHETTPRATYLAERIERGLGSLGADQGIARVSVDPGSMVFTEAAEAIDAASADLVVLLLPPNLQEAFLAQFRRRSGVAVTGLPHPIMQSRSYLQRLRQVTDDVGADVRIALWDTALREHGAEALNEAFVGRSGETMDPTGWSTFAALKVLVESVHATGSDRAEDLRTYLESDAARFDVYKGVPLSFRAWDHQLRQPLYAVRHNAAVEWGRPVSDRIAFAEVVGVIPDLRGLGEAGVDDVLDALGSSREESACDLPAH
- a CDS encoding class I SAM-dependent methyltransferase, whose protein sequence is MKGRGSSWDAVAGWYDATVGVRGSPYHRRAAVPTVLRLAELRPGERVIDVGCGTGVLAFHVLKAGCEYLGVDASAAMVRLARRRRGEEGRFEQGDARDLAGTTSARPGSFDVAVFLLSVQDMDPLEEVFASTAEVLREGGRVVLFMVHPAFRPPRGSGWGYDPKRKLTYRRVERYLTPAAVPMKEYAEVRRGAPRGATISFHRPLQDYVNALAGAGLWVDAMAELPDPVKDEAGRSNPEVPLFLALRARSVGDGRGRLPGEGG